A stretch of DNA from Alicyclobacillus acidocaldarius subsp. acidocaldarius Tc-4-1:
CAGTCTGCGCCCGATGTCCCAAATGAGAAATGAGCGTATAAAGTTTGAGTAGGGGGTGTTCTCGGGAGGATTTTCCGGGGACAAAGAGAAGAGACCTCACTGAGCACAAAAACAACCCGCGTTCGGAGCGCGGATGAAGAGGTGAGGTCTCTCATGTTGGATATTCGTGATGGCGCGGCGGGTTTCCTGCCGCTGTGGATGAATCTGTTGTGGTTGTCTGAGCATCCGTGCGACTTCGCGATTCTTGAAGAGAGGCTCATGAGGTCCTTCGGCGAATTCATGAGGGAAATGGTTCCGCGCTTGCTCGAAGCGTGGGACGAGAAGCTGGCGGCGGAGCGTGACCGAAATGAGTGGGAACTTATTCAGCGTAAACCACGGACGGTCGTGTCCACCCTGGGAGAGATCACGTATCGTCGGCGTTACTACCGCAATCGAAAGACGGGCGAACGTCGCTTCCTGTTGGATGAGGTAGCAGGGTTCGAACCCCGTCGTCGATTGAGCGGGAAGTTAAGAGACCAAGCTGTGGCGTTGGCTTTAGATGTGTCGTACCGGCGCGCGGCAGAGATTCTACAGACTTGGGTGCCGGACATCAGCGCGATGGCGATTTGGCAAGAAGTGCAAAGGCTCGGAGGGAGAAGCGCGTCCGAGCGGAGCTGGAGCGGGAGAAGGTGTTCGAACAAGGAGACGCTCCGGGAGGGAGACGCAAAGCCGAGACACTCTTCGTGGAAGCGGATGGCGTGTATGTCCGAGGGCGCAGGGAGGAAGAGGGCCAGTCACACTTCGAATTGAAGGTGGCCGTGGCGTATGAAGGCAAGCAGGAACAAGGGCGGGAACGGCGCGCCCTGATGAATCGACAGGTGGTCGCGGGGACTGAGGAAGCTGAACGCTTCTGGGAGGAAGCGGTGTCCTCTTTTTGGGCGCGTGTGGGATTGGGCCAGCGTGAAACGATGTTGGCTCGGCGCGGACGGGGCGGAATGGGCGAAGAAGGGCGTCGGAATGCTCCCCTGGGGCTCGATATCGATTGGATCCCTTTCACCTGCGGCAGGCGATGGTTGCGGCCTTGGGACGGGAGACGCAGGCCTACCGGAAGGTATGGGATGCGGTGAGAACCGAGGAGTGGTCGCGGGTAGAAAAGGTGCTGACGAAGATGGAGAAGCAAAGCGAAGGGGCGAAGAAGCAGCGTATCTCGAAGCTGAAATCATACATGGAGAAGAATTGGCAAGGCATTGTGGCGATGATGATGTGGTGAGTCTGGGTGCAATTGAGGGCCAGGTGTTCCACCACGTGGCGCGACGGATGAAGCGCCATGGGGCACGTTGGAGCAAGCCAGGGGCGGATGCGTTAGTGCGGCTGATTGCAACGCGCGCCAATCACGAGCCTCTGCGGGCCAACACGCCTTCTCGTTCGGAAATGCAGGCGGAAGTGCCGGTGAAGACAAAGCCAGTGAACGAGGCGGAAATCGCGAGACGGGTCGAAGAAGCGGCGACTTGGCTGGAAAAACACATGCCAGCATTGGTCGGTCCGCATGCGGACCGACCATGGGTGAAGTACGTGCTTCGTGAGCTCGCCAGAGTTTCAGCCACGGTTGCCTGACTCAACCTAAGCGGTGAGGTCCTCCCCTACGACAACTTGACACGGACATGAGAAATTTTGTGCTTGCAGAGTCGGCAGAATGCTGCTATGATAACAATCGTCGTTTGGCTCCATTGAGCGAATTGCGGAGAGATGTCCGAGTGGTCGAAGGAGCACGATTGGAAATCGTGTAGGCGGTCAACGCCGCCTCGTGGGTTCGAATCCCACTCTCTCCGCCACGATTTCCGCGGCGGCGTAGCTCAGTTGGTCAGAGCACACGGTTCATACCCGTGCTGTCGGGGGTTCGAATCCCTCCGCCGCTACCATATGCCACCTTGGCTCAGGGGTAGAGCAGCTCACTCGTAATGAGCAGGTCGTCGGTTCGAATCCGACAGGTGGCTCCATAAGAAGCCGCAGGCGCGGCAAGGGAGCGAGGCTCCGAATCCGAATGGGTCGGGGCCTCGATTTGTATTTGGATAGCTTATGGAGTCTGCCCACGTCTCAAATCGCTTCGCTCTAGGGGCTTCGTGTCCGGGATGGTGAATGGTCACAATTGTGAGCGGTTGCGAGACACTACCCTGAATCCGTGACAGGGCCGATGGAAAGAGGCTGATGTGTGTTCTCGCAAGCCCCTTCACTGCGATTTCACGGATGTACATTCAATTTTCTTAGGGATTGTGAATATCGGTTGGAGCCAGTGCGGCGAAAAGGCAGATGTCCCCCCTGGACTCGTGAATGGTTGGGTTCGGTTTCCATGTCAGGTCATATGCAGTGTCTTTGCTCGACACAGTTCACGTTACGCAAAGGCCAAGTACAATCGCCGAAATGCCGGGAGCCATCGATTCCCGTACCCCAATTTCAGCTTGGTCTGTCTGGCGTGTCGCACCATCTTCGCAGCCAGTGTCATCAGGTTCTGAATCACAGTCCGGATCCGGCGACGTTCTGCCTTTTTTCGTAGCGGCGCATCATTTCGCTTCAGACTCTCCTGGCCGATCACTCGCAGCAGATTGTACGCCACGCATACAAAGTGCAATACCAAGTTGTTCGTGGCGAATTTACCCGAGGGCAGCCGCTCGGCGTCCAGATCCGTCTTGATTTCGCTGTGGAACTGTTCCATCACGGCGTGGTCGTGATACAGGCGAATGATCACAGCCGGGTCATCCGGCAGTGAGGTCCAGTAGGCGCTGACCTCAATGTCCGGTACCAATAAGATTTGGCCGTCGGCCGTCATGGTCCGTTCGATAACTTCGAACACCATGCGAACTGGTTCGGATACACCCTTGACGGGACACATCAGCGAACCATGATATACCTTCTTGCCGGGACGAGGTTCATGACATGTCCCGTGTCGCTGGGCAATCACAAGCCAGGCCTCGGGGCTCTCCTTTCGCAAGTTGCGCTTGATGATGAACTCGGCCCTGCTGTCCTGGGAGCGACACACGGCGATGTTTTCTGCACTGTCATTGCCGGCATCCAGACGAACCAGAAGCGGGAGGTCCGTCACCTGCCTTGCATACTGAATACTCTCCCGCAGGAAAGTCGACGTGCCCTTTTGTACGTGGGTACTGCCTTCACGCAACTGGACATTGACCACGTAGCCCTCTTGGCCAAGGTAAGCAAAGATGGGAGCATATCCGTCGTGCCCCTTGTATGTACGGGACACGCCTTCCTTCTTCGTGCCGGAATTATCAAAGGGACTGACGTCGATATCCAGCGGGATGTAAGTTCGACGCTCTGCAGGCACGCCCAGTTCAATCGGATGCAGAGTTACATCGAGGGCTCTCAGGAGCCTTGCGGACTCTTCCCGGAGAATGGACTCCCAGCCGGATTTTCCGGCAACCATGTCCAAACGCTGGCGCAGCGTCGGGCTCGAAGGCACGTTGTCTACTTGCAGTGCGATCATGAAAAACTCGTCATCTCGAAACGCTTCGATGTGGTCGAAGTCGGTCTTGCCTTGGCAAAGCAGCCCGATGTATGAGTATGCCACGTCCCGGTTTGAAATATCCGGTTTGCCCATACCAGGCAGGCGGGTCTGATTCAACCGCTCGCCGATTCTGGTTTTATCAAGCAACACGCCGACAAGGGTCATTCCCGAATGCGTGACGATGACTTCATCGGATTCTTCAATGATGAAACGCAAGTGGTTCACCCCGATGGTGAAGAGGGATTGAATACAGCCGATATCCGAACTATCTCAATTCTACAGGACCAACCACGAGCGCTTCAGCAATTTTCGCACCTACTCGTCACGGATTCAGGACTACTTTACACTAGGAACTTGTGGCAAATTACTTTGTGGAGAATTGCAGCGATGGTTCATGTAAATTCGCAAATCGCTTAGGACGAGGTTCGACTCTTGAAGTGACGGTCTAAGGAAGGAGATAGTGAATCTGATGTGGCGGTTTTCTGATGCGTTCCGTCGGTGGCTATGTGTGGGATGGATGACGCCGTTCCTCGCGCCATTGACATCCGGATTGACACTGCTCCCACGAGAAAGCAATACATAGAAGATGGGGGGATAAGGGTTGCTTCGACTGGAACACATCAAAAAGGATGCCGTAGTGGAAGGACTTGTCCCCCATGAAGCGGTGAGGATTCTCAGTGCGGAGCCGATTGGTCCGGATGCTGTGCACGTGATGTTTCGAACGGCAAGCGGGACGCTGCAGGAACAAACTCTGTTCCGTAGTCATGAACCATCCCTTCGTTTGGCGGAGGCGGGGTTGCCGTGGTCGTTCGAAGCCTATGGAGAGGACTTCAAGCTGGCGGCTGAGGCATACCGAATTCATGTCGCCCACCTGTTCGATCCGATGATGGCCGTGCACACGTCGAATGTTCAGCCGCTTCCGCATCAGATTACGGCGGTCTACGAGTCGATGCTTCCGCGCCAGCCTTTGCGCTTTGTGCTCGCTGACGATCCCGGCGCTGGAAAAACCATCATGGCCGGGTTGTACATACGAGAACTGATGATCCGGGCGGATGCGGTACGGATTCTCATTATCGCGCCCGGCAGTCTTGTCGAACAGTGGCAGGATGAGCTGTACGAGAAATTTGATCTCGAATTTGAGTTGTTTTCACGCGAGATGGAGCAGTTGAGCCGCACGGGAAACCCGTTTGAGGAACGGGATCGCCTCATCGCAAGGCTCGACCAACTCAGCCGCAACGATTCCCTGCTCGAGAAGTTGGGGCGTACGCGCTGGGATCTGGTTGTCGTCGATGAGGCGCACAAGATGTCCGCCAGTTGGTACGGGAACAAAGTGAACGAGACCAAACGGTTCAAGCTTGGCAAGCTGGTCGGTAGCATCACGCGCCATTTTTTGCTCATGACGGCGACACCGCACAATGGGCGGGAGGAGGACTTTCAACTCTTCCTTTCCTTGCTGGACTCGGATCGATTTTATGGAAAATTCCGCGATGGCGCGCATCAGGTTGACGTCTCGGACCTGATGCGGCGCATGGTGAAAGAAGAGCTTGTTAAGTTCGATGGAACGCCATTGTTCCCCGAACGGCGCGCGGAGACCATCTACTACGAACTGTCAGATCTCGAGGCGGCATTGTACCAGCAAGTGACGGAATACGTGCGCGAGGAGATGAATCGAGCGGACAGGCTGGAGGTTGGGAGAAAGGGCACGGTGGGCTTTGCCTTGACCACCTTGCAGAGAAGGCTGGCATCCAGCCCAGAGGCCATTTACCAGTCGCTCAAGCGCCGGCGCGAGCGCCTGCAGCGGCAACTCGATGAAGCGAAGATCGAGCACCGGGGCCGACTCGCGTGGGTTCAGTTGCACGATGTGCCAGATGACATTTATGAATCCGACGAGGAACTACCGGGTGGGGAATACGAAGAGTTAGAGGACGAGATCGCGTCCCAGGCAACGGCGGCCCAGACCATCGCCGAGCTGGAGCAGGAGATCCGCACGTTGGAACGGCTGGAGGCGCTCGCTTACCAACTGGTCCTGTCCAACCAGGACTCGAAGTGGACACAGCTGTCGACGCTGCTGCACGACGAACCGGAGATGCGGGATAAGTCAGGCAACCGTCGCAAGCTTATCATCTTCACGGAGCATCGTGACACGCTGAACTATCTGCAGCGCAAAATGGAAGGCTTTCTAGGGCGTCCCGATGCCATCGTCGCGATTCACGGCGGCACCAAGCGGGACGAACGCCGAAAGATCCAGGAGAAGTTCTGGCACGATCCCGATACGCTGATTCTCTTGGCGACCGACGCGGCTGGAGAAGGCGTCAATCTTCAGAATGCGAACCTGCTCATCAACTACGACCTGCCGTGGAACCCAAATCGTCTGGAACAACGGTTCGGGCGCATTCACCGCATTGGCCAGACGGAAGTCTGCTACATGTGGAATCTGGTGGCGTCGAAAACCCGTGAGGGTGAGGTTTTTCAACGCCTGTTTGAAAAGCTGAAGGTGGAACGCGAGGCGTTGCAAGGCCGGGTCTTTGACATCCTCGGCCAAGTGTTTGAGGAAAAGCCGCTCAAGGAGCTGCTCATCGAAGCCATCCGACGGGGCGATGATCCAGAAGTGCGCGCACGGCTTGAGCGTGAGGTCGATGGCGCGCTGGATCGGGAACATCTCAAAGCCATCCTGGAGCGTAACGCGCTCTGCGAAGAAGTGATGAGTCCGGAGCGCCTGTATCACGTGAAAGAGGAAATGGAGAAGGCGGAGGCGAGACGGCTTCATCCGTATTTCATCCGTGCGTTCTTTCGTGAAGCATTCGCGCGACTTGGCGGTGAATTGAAAGAGCGGGAACGGGAGCGTTACGAAATCACCCACGTCCCCGCCGTCATCCGCGAACGGGATCGGCAGATCAGCGGGCGGGATCGGGGTAATCGCAAGCCCGTCTTAAAACGCTACGAGCGCGTTTGCTTCGAACGCGAGTTAGTCCGAGTTCCCCACAAACCTGTGGCGGCACTTCTTCACACCGGTCACCCGTTGATGCAAGCTGTGACCGATTTGACTCTGGAACGCGGGCGAACTGCGCTCAGGCAAGGTGCAATTCTCGTAGACGACCACGACGACAGTGACCGTCCCTACATGTTGTTTTTGATAGAACACGCGGTTCGGGAGCAGCCTTTGGGAGGCCAGACGCGTGACGTTTCTCGTCGCGTTCAGTTTGTTGCCGTGTATGAGAATGGTGAGGTCGCGCTAAAGGGCTATGCACCACACCTGGATCTGCGCGGGGCCACGGACGAGGAACGCCATCTGGTGCGAGAAATCCTGCGTCAGCCGTGGTTGTCGGGCGATCTCGACGCCTTGGCGCAAAAGCACGCTATTGCGCTCATTGGAGGTCCGCATTATCAGGAAATCCAAGAACGTAGGAACCGTGAAGTTACCCGTGTGAGGGACGAGGTTCACAAGCGGTTGTCGAGTGAAATCCAGTATTGGGTAGACCGGCACGAGAAGTTGAAGGATGACATTGCCGCCGGAAAACAGCCGCGCATGCAACTCGAGAACGTGCGGCGTATCATTGAGGACTTGACGGCACGATTGGAACAGCGTAAGAGGGAACTGGAAGCGATGCGCCACTTGATTTCGGCAACGCCAGTTGTCGTCGGTGGTGCACTGGTCATTCCGGCGGGATTCTTGACAAGACTGCGCGGTGAGGCTCCTTCTGCGGACGTCGTAAGCCGAGCGCGCATCGAGCGTGTCGCGATGGAAGCTGTCCTGGAAGCGGAACGGCGGATGGGCCACGAAGTCATCGACGTTTCGGCCGCGAAATGTGGTTGGGACATCACGGCGCGAATCCGGAAGCCTGACGGGACTATTGCTGCAGAGCGGCATATCGAGGTGAAAGGCCGCGCCAAGGGCCAGGACACGATTACCGTCACCCGCAACGAGATGATGTACGCGCTCAATCAGGGGGACAAGTTTCTGCTGGCCATTGTGATCGTGGATGGCGACCGTGTGGACGGCCCTTACTACATCCGCAATCCGTTCCGTGAGCGTCCAGACTGGGCGGAAGTCAGCAAGACGTTTGACTTGAGGCTCCTCCTGGAGCGTGCGGTACCTGTGGAGCAGTCCTTGTAACACAGAGAGGGGTGCTAAGGTTGTGCCGAAAGTAAGAGCGCCGAAGAAGCTCATTGAAGTGGCACTGCCGCTTGATGATATTAATGCCGAAGCTGCGAGGGAGAAATCCATTCGTCACGGCCATCCTTCCACTCTGCATCTGTGGTGGGCGCGTCGTCCCTTGGCGGCAGCACGGGCGGTTCTGTTTGCACAGTTGGTGAATGATCCCGGCGGTGAACGCGGCTACAAACCTGGCATGACGAAAGAACAGGCGCAAAGAGAACGCGAACGTCTGTTCGATATCATGCGCCGCTTGGTGAAGTGGGAGAACTCAAACAACGAAGAAGTCCTGCGCGAAGCTCGTGAAGAGATCTTGAAGAGCTGGCGGGAGACTTGTGAGATGAACAAGGGGTTGCCGGGATTTGATCCGGACAAGCTGCCCGCTTTTCACGATCCGTTTGCGGGCGGCGGTTCTATCCCGCTTGAGGCGCAACGTTTAGGACTGCAAGCCTACGCATCGGACCTGAATCCGGTGGCCGTTTTGATCAACAAGGCGCTGATCGAAATTCCACCGAAGTTTGCGGGAAGGCCGCCTGTCAATCCAGAGGCGCGGTCCAAAATGGGACTGCTCGAAGAGGAGTGCAAAGGCGCGCGTGGATTGGCGGAGGACATTCGATACTACGGCAAATGGATGCGCGACGAAGCATTCAAGCGCATCGGTCACCTGTATCCGCAGGTGGAATTGCCACCCGAACATGGGGGTGGCAAGGCCACGGTCATCGCATGGCTTTGGGCACGGACGGTCAAGAGTCCGAATCCGGCGTACAGTCATGTGGATGTACCGTTGATTAGCTCCTTTTGGCTTTCTAAGAAGAAGGGAAAAGAGGTGTTTATTCAACCTGTCGTCAATGGAGATAGATATTCATTTACCGTCGTGTCTGGTTTAGCAACAGGAAACTTGAAAGAGATCGATGCTGGAACTACATGGGTGGCTGAGAATGGAAGAAAGATAAAGGCGACATTCAAATGCATTGTATCTGGAAGTCCGATTAAAGCTGACTACATCGACGAGCAGGCGAATTGCGGTAAGATGGGGTTCCGGCTAATGGCCGTTGTGGTGCAGGGGAGGCACGGTCGAATTTATT
This window harbors:
- a CDS encoding IS1380 family transposase, with the translated sequence MNHLRFIIEESDEVIVTHSGMTLVGVLLDKTRIGERLNQTRLPGMGKPDISNRDVAYSYIGLLCQGKTDFDHIEAFRDDEFFMIALQVDNVPSSPTLRQRLDMVAGKSGWESILREESARLLRALDVTLHPIELGVPAERRTYIPLDIDVSPFDNSGTKKEGVSRTYKGHDGYAPIFAYLGQEGYVVNVQLREGSTHVQKGTSTFLRESIQYARQVTDLPLLVRLDAGNDSAENIAVCRSQDSRAEFIIKRNLRKESPEAWLVIAQRHGTCHEPRPGKKVYHGSLMCPVKGVSEPVRMVFEVIERTMTADGQILLVPDIEVSAYWTSLPDDPAVIIRLYHDHAVMEQFHSEIKTDLDAERLPSGKFATNNLVLHFVCVAYNLLRVIGQESLKRNDAPLRKKAERRRIRTVIQNLMTLAAKMVRHARQTKLKLGYGNRWLPAFRRLYLAFA
- a CDS encoding helicase-related protein → MLRLEHIKKDAVVEGLVPHEAVRILSAEPIGPDAVHVMFRTASGTLQEQTLFRSHEPSLRLAEAGLPWSFEAYGEDFKLAAEAYRIHVAHLFDPMMAVHTSNVQPLPHQITAVYESMLPRQPLRFVLADDPGAGKTIMAGLYIRELMIRADAVRILIIAPGSLVEQWQDELYEKFDLEFELFSREMEQLSRTGNPFEERDRLIARLDQLSRNDSLLEKLGRTRWDLVVVDEAHKMSASWYGNKVNETKRFKLGKLVGSITRHFLLMTATPHNGREEDFQLFLSLLDSDRFYGKFRDGAHQVDVSDLMRRMVKEELVKFDGTPLFPERRAETIYYELSDLEAALYQQVTEYVREEMNRADRLEVGRKGTVGFALTTLQRRLASSPEAIYQSLKRRRERLQRQLDEAKIEHRGRLAWVQLHDVPDDIYESDEELPGGEYEELEDEIASQATAAQTIAELEQEIRTLERLEALAYQLVLSNQDSKWTQLSTLLHDEPEMRDKSGNRRKLIIFTEHRDTLNYLQRKMEGFLGRPDAIVAIHGGTKRDERRKIQEKFWHDPDTLILLATDAAGEGVNLQNANLLINYDLPWNPNRLEQRFGRIHRIGQTEVCYMWNLVASKTREGEVFQRLFEKLKVEREALQGRVFDILGQVFEEKPLKELLIEAIRRGDDPEVRARLEREVDGALDREHLKAILERNALCEEVMSPERLYHVKEEMEKAEARRLHPYFIRAFFREAFARLGGELKERERERYEITHVPAVIRERDRQISGRDRGNRKPVLKRYERVCFERELVRVPHKPVAALLHTGHPLMQAVTDLTLERGRTALRQGAILVDDHDDSDRPYMLFLIEHAVREQPLGGQTRDVSRRVQFVAVYENGEVALKGYAPHLDLRGATDEERHLVREILRQPWLSGDLDALAQKHAIALIGGPHYQEIQERRNREVTRVRDEVHKRLSSEIQYWVDRHEKLKDDIAAGKQPRMQLENVRRIIEDLTARLEQRKRELEAMRHLISATPVVVGGALVIPAGFLTRLRGEAPSADVVSRARIERVAMEAVLEAERRMGHEVIDVSAAKCGWDITARIRKPDGTIAAERHIEVKGRAKGQDTITVTRNEMMYALNQGDKFLLAIVIVDGDRVDGPYYIRNPFRERPDWAEVSKTFDLRLLLERAVPVEQSL
- a CDS encoding DUF1156 domain-containing protein; this translates as MPKVRAPKKLIEVALPLDDINAEAAREKSIRHGHPSTLHLWWARRPLAAARAVLFAQLVNDPGGERGYKPGMTKEQAQRERERLFDIMRRLVKWENSNNEEVLREAREEILKSWRETCEMNKGLPGFDPDKLPAFHDPFAGGGSIPLEAQRLGLQAYASDLNPVAVLINKALIEIPPKFAGRPPVNPEARSKMGLLEEECKGARGLAEDIRYYGKWMRDEAFKRIGHLYPQVELPPEHGGGKATVIAWLWARTVKSPNPAYSHVDVPLISSFWLSKKKGKEVFIQPVVNGDRYSFTVVSGLATGNLKEIDAGTTWVAENGRKIKATFKCIVSGSPIKADYIDEQANCGKMGFRLMAVVVQGRHGRIYLAPDVIDVDSLQREIHTYFCRDPHFAPVFGLVFIFDRNFDSTRGIG